The genomic stretch CCACATAATAACGTGGTCGATGTTACCAACTACATCAATTTATTATACGGACAACCTTTGCATTCCTTTGACTATGATAAAATTGGTAGCAAGAAAATCGTTGTACGTTCTGCAAAAGAACAAGAAGAGATTACCACGCTTGATGGCGAGAAAAGAACTTTACAGGCTGGACATACAGTTATTACAAATGGCGTAGAACCAATTGCTATCGCTGGCGTTATGGGTGGAGAATTTTCCGAAGTAACAGAGAACACAACGACAGTAGCGCTAGAAGGTGCTATTTTCAGCAGCTCTTCCATCGGTAAAGCATCTCGCGAATTATACCTACGTACAGAAGCAAGCATCCGTTACGACAAAGGTTCTGACGCTTGGAAAGTAGAAAAAGCACTTGCACATGGCGGAGCGTTAATCGCTGAACTAAGTGGCGGAACACTAGTAGGCGGTGTCGTAGAAGTAGATAACCGTGAAAAAGCTGTAAATAAAATCGAAACAAGCCTAACACGCATTAACCGCATTTTAGGAACAGCAATTACGCTTGCGGAAATCGAAACAATTTTTGATCGTTTAGGTTTTGTATTAGAAGTGAAAAATGATGCTCTAATCATTGAAGTGCCGACAAGACGTTGGGACATCACTATTGAAGCAGATATTTTAGAAGAAGTAGCTCGTATTTACGGTTACGATGAAATTCCGGTAACACTTCCTGCGACAAGCACAACAGGCGGCTTATCAGACAGCCAAAAAGCTCGTCGTGTCATGCGCGCTTATTTAGAAGGAGCAGGACTTAACCAAGCATTAACTTACTCTTTAACATCTAAAAAAGATGCAACTCGTCTAGCGCTTTCTGATGAAAAAACAGTTGCATTATCGATGCCAATGAGTGAAGAACATAGCCATTTAAGAACAAGTATCGTTCCACAATTAATTCGTAGCGCAAGTTATAACATCGCTCGTAAAAATATGGACGTGGCACTTTACGAAATGGGTACCGTGTTCTACGCAACAGAAGGGGACAATTTACCAATTGAACAAGAGCATTTGGCAGGTCTAATTACTGGGAACTGGCATACGGTTGATTGGCAAAAAACACCAAAACCAGTAGACTTCTTCGTTTTAAAAGGAATTGTCGAAGGTTTAGTGAACAAATTAGGTATCAAATCCGAACTTCACTGGAAACAAACAGAAAAAGAAGAACTGCATCCGGGAAGAACCGCCAGCCTTATTTTAGAAGGACAAGAAATTGGTTATCTTGGAGCACTTCACCCAGCGGTAGAAGCTAACTATGATTTAAAAGAAACATATGTCTTTGAAATCAATGTAGCTGCATTACTAGATGCAACCAAAGAAAAAGTTGTGTACCATCCAATCCCACGTTACCCAGAAATGACTCGCGACTTAGCATTGCTTGTGGATAAAAATACCGACCATGCAACAATTTCTCAAGTAATCCAAGAGCACGGCGGAAAGTTACTTGTCGATATCGAGCTATTTGATATTTTCGAAGGGGAGAGTCTTGGCGAAAATAAAAAATCGCTCGCATACACATTGACTTTCCTAGATAGCGAAAGAACACTAGTCGAAGAAGATGTACAAAAAGCAACCAATAAAGTAATAGAAGCATTACAAGAAAAACTACATGCGATTATTCGTTAAATGAAGAAGAACTAGGCTAGCTGGAAAACATTTTCAACTAGTTTGGTTCTTTTTTTGTTTTTTATAAAATAGTGGAAGTCTTTCCTTTTTTAGTACTTCACTTACTTAAATAACACATGTTATAATGATGGCACATGCCAGAGAAAAAAGGACGAGAAAAATGACCTATGTAGAAATGAAAGATGTATCTAAATACTATCAAATGGGCGAGAACGTTGTCACGGCAAATGATAAAATCACTTTCGGGATAAAAAAGGGTGAATTTGTTGTAATAGTCGGACCTTCTGGAGCCGGAAAATCCACTGTACTTAATATACTTGGTGGAATGGATAGTGCAAGTGAAGGCAAAATTATGGTAGATGGGCAGGATATTGCTCAATATAATGCAAAACAATTAACCAAATATCGGCGAACAGATGTCGGCTTTGTATTTCAATTTTACAATTTGGTACCCAATTTGACTGCTAAAGAGAACGTAGAATTAGCTGCCCAAATTGCGCCAAATGCATTAGACGCAGAAACTGTTTTAACTCAAGTTGGATTA from Listeria monocytogenes ATCC 19117 encodes the following:
- a CDS encoding ABC transporter ATP-binding protein — protein: MTYVEMKDVSKYYQMGENVVTANDKITFGIKKGEFVVIVGPSGAGKSTVLNILGGMDSASEGKIMVDGQDIAQYNAKQLTKYRRTDVGFVFQFYNLVPNLTAKENVELAAQIAPNALDAETVLTQVGLSHRLDNFPAQLSGGEQQRVAIARALAKAPKLLLCDEPTGALDYDTGKSVLKLLQETCRNTGTTVIVITHNTAITPIADRIIEINNAKVRSIKENPEPMSIDDLEW
- the pheT gene encoding phenylalanine--tRNA ligase subunit beta → MLVSYNWVKEFFQDFPLTAEELGEAITRTGIEIEGVEELSASLKNVVVGEVLSCERHPDAEKLNKCLVQTDETEPVQIICGAPNVAAGQKVIVAKVGARLPGGLKIKRAKLRGEVSEGMICSLAELGFESKVVPKAYAEGIYVLPAHVETGVSAITLLGLDDAILDMAITPNRADALSMNGVAHEVGAIIHQKPAQPTEPDVSEKGKADDFISVEVENPAETPYYAIKMVENIEIKESPLWLQTKLMKAGIRPHNNVVDVTNYINLLYGQPLHSFDYDKIGSKKIVVRSAKEQEEITTLDGEKRTLQAGHTVITNGVEPIAIAGVMGGEFSEVTENTTTVALEGAIFSSSSIGKASRELYLRTEASIRYDKGSDAWKVEKALAHGGALIAELSGGTLVGGVVEVDNREKAVNKIETSLTRINRILGTAITLAEIETIFDRLGFVLEVKNDALIIEVPTRRWDITIEADILEEVARIYGYDEIPVTLPATSTTGGLSDSQKARRVMRAYLEGAGLNQALTYSLTSKKDATRLALSDEKTVALSMPMSEEHSHLRTSIVPQLIRSASYNIARKNMDVALYEMGTVFYATEGDNLPIEQEHLAGLITGNWHTVDWQKTPKPVDFFVLKGIVEGLVNKLGIKSELHWKQTEKEELHPGRTASLILEGQEIGYLGALHPAVEANYDLKETYVFEINVAALLDATKEKVVYHPIPRYPEMTRDLALLVDKNTDHATISQVIQEHGGKLLVDIELFDIFEGESLGENKKSLAYTLTFLDSERTLVEEDVQKATNKVIEALQEKLHAIIR